One segment of Leuconostoc lactis DNA contains the following:
- the recJ gene encoding single-stranded-DNA-specific exonuclease RecJ, whose protein sequence is MSQNNWRLLPQPAEKTVRQLTSQLNIAQLTATIVAQKGYTTPEAAFAYLQPSVDQLHDPMQLHDLDKALERLMTAAFEGEKIVVYGDYDLDGVTSTAVMLESLQVLGADVTAYIPNRFQDGYGPNLAAYQRLIADGAQVIVTVDNGVSGHEAVAYAMSQGVDVIITDHHELGPTLPDAYAIVHPRHPEGDYPFADLSGVGVAFKLAQALLTDGEQVQDKSELPTEMLDLVALGEIADMVSLTDENRTLVSWGLKQMAESPRPGIAALLKSAGQLPEQPIISETVGFKLAPRLNAVGRLGDAQLALDLLLTQSPDDATALATQVEAINAQRQEIVEEVFGAAKQLALSDTHANDQVLIVVGDDWHQGILGIVASRLVELIHKPVIVLSLVDGSYKGSGRTYGDFDLYTLMGQYRDLYDTFGGHASALGLGISPENLAILRERLASLPALVIPEKQVAVNMMLPVNQLDPMLYDALKLMEPFGTDNPEPVFGFQTPKIEKAMTMGATQQHVKLTLANQIEAVGFNHPDWTRIVQQPAGVSFAATLGLNYFRGQAKLQLLLADVALPEPVENTAHKQFFAQVYKFIYAHQDLNFGQNLDKIAKQLQISPKDLNIMIQVFIELGFVRIVDGYVKIIPNAPQKSLTTSVTYQKFLANR, encoded by the coding sequence ATGAGTCAAAATAATTGGCGTTTGCTGCCCCAGCCAGCGGAAAAAACTGTCCGCCAGCTCACGTCACAACTAAATATTGCCCAGTTGACGGCCACGATTGTGGCGCAAAAAGGGTACACGACACCAGAAGCAGCGTTTGCCTACCTCCAACCCAGTGTTGATCAACTACACGATCCGATGCAATTACATGATTTAGACAAAGCATTGGAACGGTTGATGACAGCCGCCTTTGAAGGGGAGAAAATCGTCGTTTATGGTGATTACGATTTGGATGGGGTGACGAGTACGGCAGTAATGCTCGAATCCTTGCAAGTGCTTGGTGCCGACGTGACTGCCTATATTCCTAATCGTTTCCAAGATGGCTACGGCCCAAACTTGGCGGCATATCAACGTTTGATTGCAGATGGCGCCCAAGTTATTGTGACGGTTGATAATGGGGTAAGTGGCCACGAAGCGGTCGCTTATGCCATGAGTCAAGGCGTGGATGTCATCATCACTGACCACCATGAACTGGGACCAACGTTACCTGATGCTTATGCCATTGTACATCCAAGACATCCCGAAGGGGACTATCCCTTTGCCGATTTGTCAGGTGTCGGGGTCGCGTTTAAACTCGCCCAGGCGCTGTTAACTGACGGGGAACAGGTACAAGATAAAAGCGAATTGCCAACAGAAATGCTTGATTTGGTCGCGTTAGGTGAAATTGCCGATATGGTATCACTAACGGATGAAAATCGGACGTTGGTCTCTTGGGGACTGAAGCAAATGGCGGAAAGTCCCCGCCCAGGGATTGCCGCCTTATTGAAAAGTGCGGGTCAGCTGCCCGAACAACCGATTATTTCTGAAACGGTTGGCTTTAAGCTTGCACCACGGTTGAATGCTGTCGGTCGGTTGGGGGATGCGCAGTTAGCATTGGATTTGCTACTGACGCAATCACCAGATGATGCGACGGCATTGGCAACGCAAGTGGAAGCTATTAACGCGCAACGTCAAGAAATCGTTGAAGAAGTATTTGGCGCAGCCAAGCAATTGGCGTTGTCGGACACCCATGCCAACGATCAAGTTTTAATTGTGGTTGGCGATGATTGGCATCAAGGTATTTTGGGAATTGTAGCGAGTCGTCTCGTTGAGTTGATCCACAAGCCAGTGATTGTCTTGAGTCTAGTCGATGGGTCGTATAAAGGCTCTGGCCGAACGTATGGCGATTTTGATTTGTACACGCTCATGGGTCAGTACCGTGATTTGTATGATACGTTTGGTGGTCATGCCAGTGCGCTTGGCTTAGGCATTTCTCCAGAAAACTTAGCTATTCTGCGGGAGCGGTTAGCAAGCTTACCAGCCTTAGTGATACCTGAAAAACAAGTCGCAGTGAACATGATGTTGCCCGTTAACCAACTGGACCCAATGCTTTACGATGCATTAAAATTAATGGAACCTTTTGGGACGGACAATCCGGAACCAGTCTTTGGTTTCCAAACACCTAAAATTGAAAAAGCGATGACGATGGGGGCAACCCAACAACATGTCAAGTTAACGCTGGCGAATCAAATTGAAGCGGTCGGCTTTAATCATCCAGATTGGACGCGCATTGTGCAACAACCGGCTGGGGTGTCGTTTGCCGCCACTTTGGGCTTGAATTATTTCCGCGGGCAAGCGAAATTGCAGTTGTTACTGGCAGATGTGGCCTTACCGGAACCAGTGGAAAACACGGCGCATAAGCAATTTTTTGCGCAGGTTTATAAGTTTATTTATGCCCATCAAGACTTAAATTTTGGGCAAAACTTGGATAAAATCGCTAAGCAACTCCAGATCAGTCCCAAAGACCTCAATATTATGATTCAAGTCTTTATTGAGCTGGGATTTGTTCGGATTGTGGACGGCTATGTTA
- the rnz gene encoding ribonuclease Z: MQLEFLGTGSGQPSKFRNVTSIALRLLDERNAVWLFDVGEATQHQILKTTLRPRKVEKIFISHLHGDHIFGLPGFLSSRSFQGADKHEPLTIYGPKGIKDFVQTALRVSETRLSYPLVYVELTEGVIFDDKTFRVIAAKMRHRIDTWGFRVEEKDHPGELLVEKLREQNVPSGPVFGQLKAGKRVTLPDGRILDGRDYIGAAQKGRVVTFILDTRPNDNIETLALNADVLVHESTYGAGDEEAKIARAHAHSTSVNAANTARRAHVDKLILTHLSARYIGPMVKTLVADVRKIFPNTVVARDLDVIDVPFKKDK; this comes from the coding sequence ATGCAACTTGAATTTTTAGGCACTGGTTCTGGTCAACCATCAAAATTTAGAAATGTGACAAGCATTGCGTTGCGCCTCCTTGACGAGCGCAATGCCGTTTGGTTATTTGACGTCGGGGAAGCCACCCAACATCAAATTCTCAAGACAACATTGCGGCCACGCAAGGTTGAAAAGATCTTTATTTCACATTTGCATGGGGATCACATTTTTGGTTTGCCTGGCTTTTTGAGTTCACGGTCATTTCAAGGGGCGGATAAACATGAACCCCTCACTATTTATGGGCCAAAAGGCATAAAAGACTTCGTGCAAACGGCGTTGCGGGTTTCAGAAACACGCTTATCCTATCCCTTAGTTTACGTTGAATTAACCGAAGGGGTTATTTTTGATGATAAGACTTTCCGCGTGATTGCGGCTAAGATGCGTCACCGGATTGATACTTGGGGCTTTCGTGTTGAAGAAAAAGACCATCCAGGTGAACTATTGGTCGAAAAGTTGCGTGAACAAAATGTGCCATCTGGCCCAGTCTTTGGCCAATTGAAGGCGGGTAAGCGGGTAACCTTACCAGATGGGCGAATTCTGGATGGGCGTGATTATATTGGTGCGGCGCAAAAGGGCCGCGTGGTGACCTTTATTTTGGATACCCGACCAAATGATAATATTGAAACGTTGGCGCTAAATGCGGATGTTTTGGTGCATGAAAGTACCTATGGTGCCGGTGATGAAGAAGCCAAAATTGCACGCGCACACGCGCACTCAACGAGTGTCAACGCCGCCAATACTGCCCGACGGGCACATGTTGATAAGCTGATTTTAACGCATTTATCAGCACGTTATATTGGGCCAATGGTGAAAACATTAGTGGCAGATGTCCGCAAGATTTTCCCTAATACGGTGGTTGCTAGAGACTTAGATGTCATTGATGTGCCATTTAAAAAAGACAAATAA
- the msrA gene encoding peptide-methionine (S)-S-oxide reductase MsrA, translating into MTKTTETAIFAGGCFWCMVQPFDSLPGIEKVRSGYTGGHTENPTYEEVSSHTTGHTEAVKIWFDPEQLSYAELVEIYWEQTDPTDAMGQFQDRGDNYRPVIFVADETQRAIAEKSKAALAASGRFDAPIVTTIEDAQPFYEAEEYHQDFYKKDPAREAMVMASRVAFQKTHWDDK; encoded by the coding sequence ATGACAAAGACGACGGAAACAGCCATTTTTGCGGGCGGATGCTTTTGGTGCATGGTGCAACCATTTGATTCATTGCCTGGCATTGAAAAAGTACGCTCTGGTTATACCGGTGGCCACACAGAAAATCCGACTTACGAAGAAGTGAGTTCACACACGACGGGGCATACGGAAGCCGTGAAAATTTGGTTTGACCCAGAACAGTTATCGTATGCCGAATTGGTCGAAATTTACTGGGAACAAACGGATCCCACTGATGCCATGGGCCAGTTCCAAGATCGTGGTGACAATTACCGGCCAGTGATTTTTGTCGCTGATGAGACACAACGTGCCATTGCGGAAAAGTCCAAAGCGGCATTAGCAGCCTCTGGTCGCTTTGATGCGCCAATTGTGACGACAATTGAAGACGCACAACCGTTTTATGAAGCCGAAGAATACCATCAAGACTTCTATAAGAAGGATCCAGCGCGTGAAGCGATGGTCATGGCGAGCCGTGTGGCTTTCCAAAAGACCCATTGGGATGACAAGTAA
- a CDS encoding ketopantoate reductase family protein, which translates to MKIAIAGFGALGARLGIMLQAAGHDVTGIDGWPAHIAAINTKGLTVVHDDQDPKVYYLPVMTPQEVTGTFDLIILLTKTPQLDRMLTDIAPIITDQTQLLILSNGLGNIEVMAKHVAKSQIVAGVTLWTSSLVKPGEIHTTGSGSIKLQALAGGDAQPIVEALNEAGLNAELVPDVMTAIWHKAGINAVLNPLSVLLDANIAEFGTAGNAMDMALNILDEMKQVGASQGVKVDVAGIIADLSRLLKPENAGNHYPSMYQDIQNGKRTEIDFLNGYFARLGQQEGIPTPFNALVTRLIHAKEDIVRTKLAKEKENFEI; encoded by the coding sequence ATGAAAATAGCGATTGCAGGATTTGGCGCACTTGGCGCACGTTTGGGCATTATGCTCCAAGCAGCTGGTCATGATGTGACCGGTATTGACGGGTGGCCAGCACACATTGCCGCCATTAATACCAAGGGATTGACGGTTGTCCATGATGATCAAGACCCAAAGGTTTACTATTTGCCCGTGATGACCCCACAAGAAGTAACGGGGACGTTTGACCTGATTATTTTATTGACTAAGACGCCACAGTTGGATCGGATGTTAACGGATATTGCGCCAATTATCACTGATCAAACGCAATTACTCATCTTGTCTAACGGGTTGGGTAATATTGAAGTGATGGCAAAACACGTGGCCAAGTCACAAATTGTGGCTGGTGTGACGTTGTGGACATCATCTTTGGTGAAGCCTGGTGAGATTCACACAACGGGTTCAGGTTCGATCAAGTTGCAAGCACTGGCTGGTGGGGATGCGCAACCGATTGTTGAGGCATTGAACGAAGCCGGTTTGAATGCTGAATTGGTACCGGATGTCATGACAGCCATTTGGCATAAAGCCGGTATCAATGCCGTTTTGAATCCGTTGTCAGTGTTGTTAGATGCCAACATTGCTGAATTTGGTACGGCGGGTAATGCCATGGATATGGCGTTAAATATTTTAGATGAAATGAAGCAAGTTGGCGCCTCACAAGGTGTCAAAGTCGATGTGGCGGGTATTATTGCGGACTTGAGTCGTTTATTGAAGCCGGAAAATGCGGGTAATCACTATCCATCCATGTATCAAGACATTCAAAATGGTAAGCGAACAGAAATTGACTTTTTAAATGGCTACTTTGCGCGTCTTGGCCAACAAGAGGGTATTCCCACACCATTTAACGCGTTGGTCACACGATTGATTCACGCCAAGGAAGATATTGTGCGCACGAAGTTAGCCAAAGAAAAAGAAAATTTTGAAATTTGA
- a CDS encoding L-ribulose-5-phosphate 4-epimerase, whose amino-acid sequence MLEALKQTVYEANMALPANNLVTLTWGNVSQIDRDSGLFVIKPSGVAYDELTPADMVVVDLDGQVVEGELNPSSDTPTHAYLYRHWPEVGGIVHTHSKWAVAFAQAGIPVPAAGTTHADTFYGDVPIADRLTQEEVDGDYELNTGQSIVRVFDRQNLDPMAIPGVLTNDHGPFTWGKDAKTAVQNAIVLDVVSEIDFHTMQLNPTQDLHVPQYLLDRHYFRKHGAHAYYGQGTH is encoded by the coding sequence ATGTTAGAAGCGTTGAAACAAACAGTATATGAAGCCAATATGGCATTACCTGCCAATAATCTCGTCACGTTAACGTGGGGGAACGTCTCACAAATTGATCGCGATTCAGGACTATTTGTCATTAAGCCCAGTGGCGTGGCTTATGATGAACTCACGCCGGCAGATATGGTCGTCGTTGATTTGGATGGTCAGGTGGTGGAAGGCGAATTGAACCCCTCAAGTGATACACCAACGCATGCGTACTTATACCGACATTGGCCAGAAGTGGGCGGAATTGTGCATACGCATTCCAAGTGGGCGGTGGCCTTTGCCCAGGCGGGCATTCCAGTGCCTGCGGCAGGGACAACGCATGCGGATACGTTTTACGGGGATGTGCCAATTGCTGACCGCCTCACGCAAGAGGAAGTCGATGGGGATTATGAATTAAATACCGGCCAATCTATTGTGCGCGTGTTTGATCGTCAAAACCTTGATCCGATGGCGATTCCTGGTGTGTTAACTAATGATCATGGACCATTTACTTGGGGAAAAGATGCCAAAACGGCAGTCCAAAACGCCATTGTGTTGGATGTGGTCTCAGAAATTGATTTCCACACCATGCAGTTAAATCCAACGCAAGATTTACATGTGCCACAATATTTGCTTGATCGGCACTATTTCCGCAAGCATGGGGCGCATGCTTATTACGGTCAAGGTACCCACTAA
- a CDS encoding xylulokinase, which produces MTSENIKAAITSGQTALGVEFGSTTIKAVLTTQDGTTIASGSYDWTNNFQDGLWTYALPNVWAGLQVAYGQLKTAVQAEYGVTITKIDSMGFSAMMHGYLVFDADDEQLVPFRTWRNAITADAARELTQLFAFNIPQRWSIAHLYQAILNQETHVKNIAYMTTLAGYVHWQLNGEKVLGIGDASGMFPIDEATGDYDQVMLDRFNQLKPVQQYQWQLTDILPQPLKAGTPAGTLTEKGALLLDPTGDLQPGTRLAPPEGDAGTGMVATNSVNKRTGNISVGTSIFSMIVLEKPLAHVYSNIDIVTTPTGLPVAMVHANNSASDINAWAKLFAEFAQKIGHDLSTKDLYQVLFDAALTDATPDAGGLSGYGYYSGENITGVPEGRPLLVRQPDAIFSVGNLMRLHIFSAFGAIKIGMRLLADEDVLTDNIVAQGGVFKTPVVAQKLLAAALNTNVTVMQNAGEGGPWGMAILALYAANNDTTVSLADFLAEQIFADSVAETLSPDPVDVAGFETFMTRYINGLEIEMAAIKALPSQGKKE; this is translated from the coding sequence ATGACATCAGAAAATATTAAAGCAGCCATTACGTCAGGGCAAACTGCTTTAGGCGTGGAATTTGGATCAACCACCATTAAAGCTGTCTTGACGACACAAGACGGTACCACTATCGCTTCCGGTAGTTACGACTGGACGAACAATTTCCAAGATGGCTTATGGACGTATGCGTTACCCAATGTCTGGGCCGGTTTACAAGTGGCGTATGGGCAATTAAAGACAGCCGTTCAGGCCGAATATGGCGTAACCATTACAAAAATTGACAGCATGGGCTTTTCAGCTATGATGCACGGCTACTTGGTGTTTGACGCCGATGATGAACAACTTGTACCCTTTAGAACTTGGCGTAACGCAATCACGGCCGATGCTGCACGTGAATTAACACAACTATTTGCGTTTAATATCCCGCAACGTTGGAGTATTGCCCATCTTTATCAAGCGATTTTGAATCAAGAGACGCATGTGAAAAACATTGCCTACATGACGACCTTAGCGGGTTATGTCCACTGGCAATTAAATGGGGAAAAAGTCCTTGGGATTGGTGATGCTTCCGGTATGTTCCCAATTGATGAAGCGACAGGGGATTACGATCAGGTGATGCTTGATCGCTTTAATCAACTCAAACCAGTCCAACAGTACCAGTGGCAACTCACTGACATTTTGCCTCAACCATTAAAGGCGGGTACACCAGCCGGTACATTGACCGAAAAAGGCGCGTTGTTACTTGATCCAACTGGTGATCTCCAACCTGGAACGCGTTTGGCGCCACCTGAAGGTGATGCTGGGACGGGGATGGTTGCCACAAATAGTGTGAACAAGCGAACAGGGAACATTTCTGTTGGGACGTCAATTTTCTCAATGATTGTCTTAGAAAAGCCACTGGCTCATGTCTACAGCAACATTGACATTGTGACGACGCCAACCGGCTTGCCGGTCGCCATGGTACATGCGAACAACTCGGCCTCAGATATTAATGCTTGGGCGAAGCTCTTTGCGGAATTTGCTCAAAAAATTGGCCATGACCTATCCACAAAGGACCTCTATCAAGTCCTATTTGATGCCGCACTAACAGATGCCACACCAGATGCTGGTGGATTGTCAGGCTATGGCTATTATTCTGGAGAAAATATCACTGGGGTACCAGAAGGTCGACCACTCTTAGTGCGTCAACCAGATGCTATTTTCAGTGTCGGTAACCTCATGCGTCTGCACATCTTTAGTGCATTTGGCGCCATTAAAATCGGCATGCGTTTGTTAGCTGATGAAGATGTGTTGACTGACAATATTGTGGCGCAAGGCGGTGTATTTAAGACGCCAGTGGTGGCCCAAAAATTATTAGCCGCAGCCTTGAATACCAATGTGACGGTGATGCAAAACGCTGGTGAAGGTGGACCATGGGGTATGGCAATCTTAGCTTTGTATGCCGCTAATAATGATACGACAGTCTCATTAGCTGACTTCTTGGCAGAACAGATTTTTGCGGACAGTGTGGCGGAAACGCTATCACCAGATCCAGTCGATGTGGCCGGTTTTGAAACATTTATGACGCGTTATATCAATGGCCTTGAAATTGAAATGGCTGCCATTAAAGCTTTGCCAAGCCAGGGCAAAAAGGAGTAG
- the araA gene encoding L-arabinose isomerase, which translates to MAVMENYKFWFVTGSQSLYGSDVLDQVAANSREIVDKLNASNVLPYPIEFKTVGVRAENITETMKEANYDDSVAGVITWAHTFSPAKNWIRGTQLLNKPLLHLATQMLNTIPYDTIDFDYMNLNQSAHGDREYAFINARLRLNNKIIFGHWADETVQAQIGKWMSVAVAYNESYKIKIVTFADKMRNVAVTDGDKIEAQIKFGWTVDYWGVGDLVAYVNAVDDAAVDQLYVDLQDKYDYVVGQNTPEKFEHNVKYQLREYLGLKQFMDEKGYSGFTTNFEDLVGLEQLPGLAVQLLMAEGYGFAGEGDWKTAALTRLLKIMANNEATVFMEDYTLDLRPGHEAILGSHMLEVDPTIASDKPRVEVHPLGIGGKDDPARLVFTGRTGDALDVTLADYGDEFKLISYDVVGNKPESETPFLPVAKQLWTPKSGLKQGVEAWLSVGGGHQTTLTFAIDSEQLADLAALFGVTYVDIK; encoded by the coding sequence ATGGCAGTGATGGAAAATTATAAGTTCTGGTTTGTGACAGGTTCTCAATCTCTTTATGGGTCTGACGTATTAGATCAAGTAGCAGCAAATTCTCGTGAAATTGTTGACAAGTTAAACGCATCAAATGTCTTACCTTATCCGATTGAATTCAAGACGGTGGGTGTGAGAGCGGAAAACATTACCGAAACCATGAAAGAAGCCAACTATGATGACTCTGTTGCAGGGGTCATCACATGGGCACATACTTTTTCACCCGCAAAGAATTGGATTCGCGGGACACAATTGCTCAATAAGCCGCTCTTACATTTGGCCACACAAATGTTGAACACGATTCCTTATGACACGATTGACTTTGATTATATGAATCTCAACCAATCAGCTCATGGTGATCGTGAATACGCCTTTATCAATGCGCGCTTGCGTTTGAACAACAAAATTATCTTTGGTCACTGGGCAGATGAAACTGTTCAAGCACAAATCGGCAAGTGGATGTCAGTCGCAGTCGCCTACAACGAAAGTTACAAGATCAAGATTGTCACATTTGCGGACAAGATGCGTAACGTGGCCGTGACAGATGGCGACAAAATTGAAGCACAAATTAAGTTTGGCTGGACAGTTGATTACTGGGGTGTGGGTGATCTTGTTGCTTATGTGAACGCCGTCGATGATGCTGCGGTTGACCAACTTTATGTCGACTTACAAGACAAATATGATTACGTTGTTGGTCAGAATACACCAGAAAAGTTTGAACACAACGTGAAGTATCAACTCCGTGAATATCTTGGTTTGAAGCAATTCATGGACGAAAAGGGCTATTCTGGTTTCACAACCAACTTCGAAGATTTGGTTGGCTTGGAACAATTGCCGGGACTTGCCGTACAACTCCTCATGGCTGAAGGTTATGGCTTTGCGGGTGAAGGGGACTGGAAGACAGCTGCCTTGACACGTTTGCTAAAGATCATGGCTAACAATGAAGCAACGGTCTTCATGGAAGATTACACATTGGACTTGCGTCCAGGCCATGAAGCCATTCTTGGTTCACACATGTTAGAAGTTGATCCAACGATTGCTTCAGACAAGCCACGCGTTGAAGTGCATCCCCTTGGTATCGGTGGTAAGGATGACCCAGCACGTCTGGTCTTCACTGGTCGCACAGGTGATGCGTTAGACGTCACTTTGGCAGACTACGGTGATGAATTCAAGTTGATCAGCTATGACGTGGTTGGCAACAAGCCAGAATCTGAAACACCATTCTTGCCAGTGGCTAAGCAATTGTGGACGCCAAAGAGTGGCTTAAAGCAAGGTGTTGAAGCCTGGTTGTCAGTTGGTGGTGGTCACCAAACAACGTTGACATTTGCCATTGATTCTGAACAATTAGCTGATTTGGCCGCACTGTTTGGTGTGACATATGTTGATATTAAGTAA
- a CDS encoding GntR family transcriptional regulator: MTSKYEILKHHILEQILNGELVKGQKLPTESEMMAAFSVSRYTVRRAISDLENDHYVYRVQGGGSYVADWQAKRKQDKAPSVIGILSTHVASYIFPAIIDGADQVISENGYSLVLANTHNEPKRERIALINMMKQNLAGLIIEPTRSATATPNIDLYDKLREEGVPMIFINATYPNFDEVSVVSDDQAAIYQAAKYLMEKGHKRIVGAFQVDDRQGVNRLDGFMRAYQEQSELLTEFTPVIYKSDETTQVLHHINDILMRSPELRPTAIIAYNDQLAIQIMALAHDLGLRVPEDVSVMGFDDFQMSRYVTPPLTTMSHEKERMGRDAANLLLQQIKHHKVESICYEPRLVVRDSVQDLTKEL; encoded by the coding sequence ATGACGAGCAAATATGAAATCTTAAAACATCACATTTTAGAACAAATTTTGAATGGCGAATTGGTTAAGGGACAAAAATTACCGACCGAAAGTGAAATGATGGCAGCATTTTCTGTCAGCCGTTATACAGTTCGCCGTGCCATCTCGGATTTAGAAAATGATCATTACGTTTATCGGGTGCAGGGCGGTGGCTCTTATGTCGCTGATTGGCAAGCCAAGCGAAAGCAGGATAAAGCACCGAGTGTGATTGGGATTTTGTCGACGCACGTGGCGTCGTATATTTTCCCAGCGATTATTGACGGGGCCGATCAAGTCATCAGTGAAAATGGCTATTCATTGGTTTTGGCGAACACGCATAATGAGCCAAAGCGCGAACGTATCGCCCTCATTAACATGATGAAGCAGAACTTAGCTGGTTTAATTATTGAGCCAACACGGAGTGCCACAGCAACGCCTAATATTGATTTGTATGACAAATTACGAGAAGAGGGGGTGCCGATGATTTTTATCAACGCCACTTATCCGAATTTCGATGAGGTGTCAGTGGTCAGTGATGATCAGGCAGCGATTTATCAGGCTGCAAAATACCTCATGGAGAAGGGGCATAAGCGGATTGTGGGAGCATTCCAAGTGGATGACCGGCAAGGGGTGAACCGTCTCGATGGGTTTATGCGTGCCTATCAAGAACAGTCCGAATTGTTAACGGAATTTACGCCAGTTATTTATAAGTCAGATGAAACCACGCAGGTACTTCATCACATTAACGACATTTTGATGCGTAGTCCGGAGCTACGGCCAACGGCCATCATTGCCTATAATGATCAGCTGGCCATTCAAATCATGGCTTTAGCGCATGATTTAGGTTTACGCGTGCCAGAAGACGTGTCAGTAATGGGCTTTGATGATTTCCAGATGTCGCGTTACGTCACGCCACCACTGACAACAATGTCGCACGAAAAGGAGCGTATGGGGCGTGATGCCGCTAATTTACTCCTGCAACAAATTAAGCATCACAAAGTGGAGTCGATTTGTTATGAACCGCGATTAGTTGTACGTGATTCGGTACAAGATTTAACAAAGGAATTGTGA
- a CDS encoding AAA family ATPase, translating to MVKQQAINLTQLSASYQQAQASEYLEKLEHTTIREQELMGITRLVAHFPVALPAWQAVYVDYAVPPISKEFDMLLINTEGHIINIELKSDVHYSIEKIHKQLRNNRYYLTQASQHVDLFTYNSDLDRIYHLTDQDTLDVIDLQDERWQTSVFYQAVMGFKSVAVADLDDVLRVADYLVSPFTQLARFLKGQYLLMQPQQQLQAALLATPTPGIYAVKAATSVGQTLMIYDTVKILREQGQVLLVHIGALKSAQATLRRQYGWHILPERQFFKKLKRQRLQPYDIVIITDAQKLSIRHVNSLRRYFAVRHTRVLLIGDPNQQSKATISNRDYFATLTHAFGEKHLIKLSDEL from the coding sequence ATGGTCAAACAGCAAGCAATCAATTTAACCCAATTAAGTGCTTCTTACCAACAAGCACAGGCGTCAGAATATTTGGAAAAGCTGGAACACACCACGATTCGTGAGCAGGAATTAATGGGAATCACGCGTTTAGTCGCGCATTTTCCGGTTGCGCTACCCGCGTGGCAAGCGGTGTATGTGGATTATGCTGTCCCGCCGATTAGTAAAGAGTTTGATATGTTGCTCATTAATACTGAAGGTCATATCATCAACATTGAACTCAAGAGTGATGTGCATTACAGCATTGAAAAAATCCATAAACAATTACGAAATAATCGTTATTACTTAACACAAGCCAGCCAGCACGTTGATTTGTTCACGTATAATTCAGACTTGGATCGGATTTATCATCTGACCGACCAAGACACGCTGGACGTGATTGACTTACAAGATGAGCGTTGGCAGACATCGGTGTTTTATCAGGCGGTCATGGGGTTTAAAAGTGTTGCAGTAGCTGATTTGGACGACGTATTACGAGTGGCGGATTATTTAGTTTCGCCTTTCACGCAACTGGCGCGATTTCTTAAAGGGCAGTATTTATTAATGCAGCCGCAGCAACAATTACAAGCAGCACTATTAGCTACGCCAACGCCTGGTATTTATGCCGTGAAAGCAGCCACCAGTGTTGGGCAGACGTTGATGATTTATGATACGGTGAAAATTCTACGTGAGCAGGGGCAAGTCTTACTCGTTCATATTGGCGCGCTGAAGTCGGCACAAGCGACGCTGCGACGGCAGTATGGCTGGCACATTTTACCTGAACGGCAGTTCTTCAAGAAGCTCAAACGTCAACGTTTACAACCATATGATATCGTCATCATCACCGATGCACAGAAGTTATCCATTAGACATGTGAATAGTTTAAGACGTTACTTTGCGGTACGTCACACGCGGGTCTTGCTTATTGGCGACCCCAACCAGCAGAGTAAGGCGACTATCAGTAATCGTGACTATTTTGCCACGCTAACCCATGCGTTTGGCGAAAAGCATCTGATTAAGTTGTCTGATGAATTGTAA